The Colwellia sp. M166 genome segment TGCGGTACTTTTTGATTTAGACGGAACCTTGCTAGATACTGCTGATGACTTAGGTGCGGCGCTAAATCACGTCCTTAACACCTATAAAAAACCGAACGTAGCGGCCAAAGATTATCGTCCCATCGCCTCAGACGGCGCGCTAGGGTTATTAAACTTAGGGTTTGGCGACGACATTGCACAATATAACTATGAAAGCTTACGCCAACAGTTTCTAGATCACTACGAGCAAAATATTGCAGAACATACTTGTCTTTATCCTGGTGTCGCTGAATTATTGCAACAATTAGAAGACAACAATATTCCTTGGGGCATCATTACTAATAAGCCTGAAGGCTTAACCAAAACACTAATGCCATATTACCCTGAGTTTGCAAACTGCGCCGTGATGGTCGGTGGCGACACCTTAGTAAAACGCAAACCAGATCCTGAGCCAATCTTACATGCCTGTCAGCAAATCAATGTCAACAATCAACAGTGTTTCTACGTTGGTGATGCCCTGCGTGATATTCAGGCCGGTAATAGCGCGCTAATGAAAACCTTTGTCGCTAATTGGGGCTATATTCTGGCTGATGAGGACTGTCAAACTTGGCAAGCCGATCACATTATCGAATCGCCAACCGATTTACTCGCCTTTATAAAGTAGTCTTTAACAGCTAGCACGCCTATCCCATTACCCGTCGTGCTAATTTACCTAGCGTATACCCCCGATTATTAACCTTTCAATAGCTTAATAAGCTGATGATATTAGATTGGACTTTAGCAATAAAAATCCATATTCACCCAAATAACGCCATCTGTTAAAAATTTACGGTTTGTCATTAAAAACATCATCAACTTAGTGTATTTATTCTATTTAGGATCTTAATTTGATCTTTAAGCGTTGATAAAATAATCAGTCGTCAATTAAAGCGTTCAAGATTTAAACTAAAAACATAAACCATTGAATAGTATGTAAATATATTTTTATATATCCTTTTGACATATAAACCATAAAAATTAAATAAAAATAATTTAATGTTAAAAAAAAATCTAAAATAAGCATTGCGTTTTAGAAAAATCAAAATTAAAAAGCCTTACTAAGTTAGTTGTTACTAACATAACTTTTACTCTAAAAAAATCAACCAAAAAACGAAAATTTATATCGCTTGCATTGTCATGCAAACCTCACTATCTTGTGATTAGTTTTTTTAAAACCCCAAGATATAGTGCATTTTTCATTCACTGATGTTTGAATGATATACGATTTATCTCGTAATAATGTCTGCTTGAGGCAATTATCATAATTCACCCCCATTGTCGGGTGATTAAAACAATAAATAGATTTACAGGTCATTCATGAATAACAAACTTTTTGTTACAAAACGCAATGGTTCAAAAGAACCCATCGACTTAGAAAAAATTCATAAGGTTATTGCCTGGGCTGCTGAAGGGCTAGACAATGTTTCTGTGTCTCAGGTTGAGCTTAAGTCTCATATTCAGTTTTACGATGGTATTAAAACCGCAGACATTCATGAAACCATCATTAAGTCAGCCGCAGACTTAATTTCTGAAGAAACGCCTGATTACCAATATTTATCAGCTCGACTTGCGATTTTTCATCTCCGCAAAAAAGCTTACGGCCAATTTGAACCACCTAAGCTTTATCCTCATGTTCAAGCTTTAGTTACTGCCGGTAAATACGATCAGCATTTACTGAGCGATTATAGCGCTGAAGAGTTCGAGCAATTAGAGAGTTTTATTGAGCACAGCCGTGATTTAGACTTCAGCTACGCTGCGGTTAAGCAACTTGAAGGTAAATATCTGGTTCAAAACCGTGTTACCGGTGAAATCTATGAAAGTGCCCAGTTTCTTTATATTTTAGTAGCCGCGTGTTTATTTGCGAAATACCCTAAAGAAACTCGCTTAGACTATGTAAAAGGTTTTTATAACGCTATTTCAACCTTTAAGTTGTCATTGCCAACGCCTATCATGGCAGGTGTACGTACGCCGACACGTCAATTCTCTTCATGTGTATTAATTGAGTGTGGCGATAGCTTAGACTCTATCAATGCAACATCTAGCTCTATTGTGAAATATGTTTCTCAACGTGCAGGTATTGGCATCAATGCCGGTCGTATTCGTGCATTAGGCAGTACTATACGTAACGGTGAAGCATTTCATACCGGTTGTATTCCGTTTTACAAGCTATTCCAAACAGCAGTGAAAAGTTGTTCTCAAGGTGGAGTTCGTGGCGGCGCAGCTACCCTATTCTATCCACTATGGCACTTGGAAGTTGAAAGCTTATTAGTACTTAAAAATAACCGTGGTGTTGAAGAAAACCGCGTTCGGCATTTAGATTACGGTGTACAATTTAACAAAGTGATGTATCAACGTTTGATCAAAGGTCAATCTATCACCTTGTTTAGCCCAAGCGATGTGCCTGGTTTGTACGATGCATTCTTTGAAGATCAAGACAAGTTTGAAGCACTGTATGTTAAATACGAAGCTGACGATTCAATTCGTAAGAAGCGTATTAAAGCCATTGAATTATTTACCTTGTTTGCTCAAGAACGTGCAAGCACTGGTCGTATTTATTTACAAAACGTCGATCACTGTAATACCCATTCACCGTTTGATCCTACTGTTGCGCCAATCCGTCAAAGTAATTTATGTTTAGAAATTGCGTTACCGACGAAGCCAATGGAAGATGTTAATGATCCTAATGGTGAAATTGCCCTATGTACGTTATCAGCATTTAACTTAGGTGCTATTGATAGCCTTGACGAATTAGACAGCTTAGCTGATTTAGCGGTACGTGCTTTAGATAACTTGTTAGATTATCAAGACTACCCAGTACCTGCTGCACATACCGCAACGATGGGCCGTCGTACCTTAGGTATCGGTGTTATTAACTACGCTTATTATTTAGCGAAAAATGGCGTTTATTATTCAAACGGTAGTGCGAACAACTTAACTCACCGTACCTTTGAAGCGATTCAATACTATTTGCTAAAAGCGTCAAACCAATTAGCTATTGAACAAGGTGCTTGCCCTAAGTTTAATGAAACTCGCTTATCTCAAGGTATATTACCTATCGATACTTATAAAAAAGAAATCGATAACATTACCGGTGAGCCATTACACTTAGACTGGGAAGCGCTACGTGCCAGTATTAAAGAGCACGGCGTGAGAAACTCAACGGTTTCAGCACTAATGCCATCAGAAACATCTTCACAGATTTCTAATGCTACTAATGGTATCGAGCCACCTCGTGGTTTGATCAGCATTAAAGCCAGTAAAGACGGGGTATTAAAGCAAGTAGTACCTGAATATCAACGTTTAAAAGATAACTACGAATTACTGTGGAATATTCCAAGTAATGAAGGCTACTTACAACTCGTGGGTATTATGCAAAAATTTGTTGACCAAACTATTTCAGCTAATACTAATTATGATCCTGCTCGTTTCGAAGGTGGAAAAGTGCCGATCAAACAAGTGTTAAAAGATATTTTAACGGCATATAAGTTAGGCGTTAAAACCATGTACTACCACAACACGCGTGATGGTGCAGCTGACAGTCAAATCGAAGTTGAAGACGATGATTGTGCAGGCGGCGCTTGTAAAATCTAGTGCACAACGAAGAGGGAAACACCAAGTTTTCCTCTTTTTTTGCCTGCTGATTTAAATAGTGATAACCCGTATAAAACTAGATTAATACCCATTAAGTGACGAAATATCACCATGACTCGGTGCTATTTCAAGGAGAAATAAATGTCGTACACTACGTTTAACCAAACACCTAACAATGCCTTGTTAGAGCCAATGTTTTTGGGAAACAGTGTTAATGTTGCACGATACGATCAACAACGTTTTATGGCGTTTGAAAAGTTGATTGAAAAGCAATTATCGTTCTTTTGGCGCCCTGAAGAAATTGATGTCTCAAAAGATCGCGCTGATTGGCAGAGCTTAACAGACTCTGAAAAACACATTTTTATTTCTAATTTAAAATATCAAACGCTACTTGATTCAATGGCAGCACGTTCGGTGAATGCGGTTTTATTGCCACTTGTTTCACTTCCTGAAGTAGAAACTTGGGTCGAAACGTGGGCATTTAGTGAGACTATTCATTCGCGTTCATATACGCACATTTTACGTAATCTATTTTCAGATCCGAGTGAAGTATTTGACGATATCATGGTAAATCCAGCGATATTAAAACGCGCATCAAGCATCGCTAAGTACTTCGATTCTGTCATTATCACCACACAGTTGTTGCAATCACAAGGTCCTGGCAGCTACGAAGTTGACGGTAACACCATTGCAGTTAGCGAACGTAAACTTAAAGAGCGCTTATTTTTAGCGATATGTTCGGTAAATGCTTTAGAAGCTATTCGCTTTTATGTCAGTTTTGCCTGTTCATTCGCTTTCGCTGAACGTGAATTACTTGAAGGTAATGCAAAAATAATCAAGCTTATTGCCCGTGATGAAGCATTGCATTTAACCGGTACCCAGCACATTCTTAACAACTGGATGTCAGGTAAAGACGACCCTGAAATGCAAGAAATTGCCACAGAATTACGTCAGCAAGGCAAACAAATTTTCATGGATGTGGTTGAGCAAGAAAAAGAATGGGCTGACTACTTATTTAAAGACGGTTCTATGATTGGCCTTAATGCGGCCATTTTAAAACAATACATTGAGTACATCAGTAATCAACGTATGGCGGCAATAGGCTTTGAAGCACCGTTTGATATCAAAAGTAACCCACTACCTTGGATGAACTCATACCTTGTCAGTGACAACGTACAAGTTGCCCCACAAGAAACTGAGATCTCTAGCTACTTAGTCGGTCAAGTAGACTCATCGGTTTCGAGTGACGACTTTGAAGACTTCGATTTTTAATTCCTATGTCGTTTAGTATTACGATCGAGGAACGCAAAATTGCGTTCCTCGATGAAGACAAAAATATCCTCAATAGCTTAGAACGAGAAAACGTCGAATCACACTTTCATTGTCGAGATGGTTTTTGTGGTGCTTGTCGTTGTACATTGAAAAAAGGCACGGTGGAATATAATGAGTACCCGCTGGCATTTATTGGTGCTGGAGAAATTCTGACTTGCTGTGCATACCCTACTTCCGATATTGTTATTGAAATAGATTAATTCACTCAACAATGAAGATTCCCCGCAATTTAAATCACTTACCAATTCAATATTAATCTTATAAAACAAATTCTTGATGATTTATCACCCCTGATTTTGGCAATCCCCCTAATAGGGCTTTTGCGCAAAACCCCTAATATAAAATTGTTCAATTAATCTATCAACAGAAAAATTTTAACTTAAAAGCCAAAATATTCGATAAAAAATGCCGTTCATTTGACATGAACGGCATTGAATAAATAAGCATTCTTATAGCTTAGGTTTAGAATAAAAGACTGACTTTAGTATAGAGGTAGCGACCACGAGGGTTATGTACACCCGAGGCATAACCGTACAAATCACCATCACCATCACCGATAGCAAACGGTGGCTCTTCATCAAATAAGTTATTTACACCTAATGACACTTTAGTAAATTCAGTAACATGGTAAGAAGTTTGTAAATCTACCAAGACTTGTGAATCAATCATCCGAGATGTGTTGCTATCAAAATCTAAATTACCATCGAAATCGATGTCGGGTGTATCTTCAAACTCGCCAACATAACTAATATTTATATTGGTATTAAATTGACCAATCTCCCAGTTTGTTGAGAAAATCCAACGATGTTCAGGATAACCATATTCACCAGTGTAGTCACGACCGTCTTTTTCAAACTTATCTTGATAGGCCCACTCTAAATTGAATTTTAGTAAACCTAAATCATCAAGTGAGTGATTGTAATTCGTTGAAATATCAATACCTGACACTTCTTGTGATGATAAGTTTTTAAAGGTGCTGTGTACTTTCTGTATTGTGCCTAAACTTGCACCACCGGTAGCAGGCAAGCGAACACATATGGTACTGTTTTGGTTGCCACATTCTGCAGCATAAATAGGACCAAACTCTTCTTCATCAATTTTGTTGTCTTGAGTAATGCTCCAAATATCAACACTTATGCCAAAATCAGCCTCAGGAGCCCAGATAAAACCGACATTCCACGACTCAGATTCTTCCGCTTGTAAGTCTGGGTTACCTGAAAATTCAATATTATAATCTAATGCTTGGCAATCTAATCCCGTTTGCTCACAACGCTCGGTATCAACAAAAAATTGACTCTTCTGTGATGGACCTAGGCCTATTTGAGCTAATGAAGGCGCTCTAAACCCTTGTGCCCAGGAAGCACGTACGGTTATCTCATCACTTGGAGCCCAACGAAACGCTACTTTAGGATTGGTTGTCGTACCAAAATCACTATAATCATCATAGCGTCCTGCTAGTTGCAACTCTAAGCTATCAGAAAGAGGAATAGAGAATTCTACATAGGCGGCATATTGGTCACGATCAGCCGATGCCGACACTGATTCAGTGCCAAAAATTAAACCGCGTTGAAACTGATCATCCGGAATATCATTGACATCTTCTTCACGATATTCAATCCCGGCAGCCATCATAACGACACCATCGCCAAAATTAAAAGCCTCACCAGTAATATTGGCATCAAATGATGTCATGTGCGACTCACCACGGCGTACTAAGCTTGTTGTTATTCTGTCGATAACCTCAGGATCATTAAAGGTGCCACCAAACGGGTTATAGTTACCGGCATTAATTTCTTGCTGTAAAAAGTCAGTTCGAACCCAACCTTGCGTGCGATCGCCTGTTTGCATGGATCTACTGCGGCCTTTCTGTACTGCAGTTTCCCAACTCCAATCGTTAATTTCACCTCTTAAACCAGCAACCAAACGTAAGGTGTCTGACTCTATATCCCATTGACGTGCCCCCGCATCTACGGTTCGGTATCGACCAATGGCAATATCTTCACCGAAAGGGTTATCTGGATGACTGCCTGGAACAGTTAAGCCAGCATCTTCATCAAGTGGTGTTGGGGCACCCGCTGCCACAGAGCTATTATGCTGAATAGCCATTTCTAAAAAGCTTGTTATACCGTTGTCAAAACGATATTCAAATTGTGAAATAGCGCCAATACGCTCTGAAGCTGGGGCAATATAGCCATATGAGCCGTAATCAAATAAGCAACTACCACTAGCCGTTGCTTTATCAGCGGGACAATCTGGATCGATTGTTTTAACCTCATCAACATAGAAGTAACCTGGAAAGCCACGAGATGAACGAAAATCTTCGCCCCCATAAGGTGCTTGGTTTGCAGTCCCTAAACGGCCCATTTCATTTGACGAAAGTGAGGTATTTTTAAAGTAATCAATAATAATAGAGGCACTGCTTTTTTCACTCGTAGTACCCCAGACAAGACTTGCGGTTGTTTCTTCATAATTAGGTCCATCGGTACCGCCATAGCCCAAGTTAAGCTCGACACCATCAATGTCTTTTTTCAAAATGACATTAACTACCCCAGCTACGGCATCAGAGCCATAAATAGCAGAAGCTCCATCTTTTAGAATATCAATACGTTCAATTGCAGAAACTGGAATACTATTAATATCAACAAATGAATTAGTAATACCTTCAGCAAATGCACTGACCGAAACACGACGGCCATTAATCAGTACCAAGGTTGCATCGGCACCTAAGCCTCGTAAACTAACAGCAGCAGAGCCATTGGCGGTTGAATCTTGGTTGTTACCACGTGTAGAGAAAGTACCGCTACCTGCGACCGGCATTCTTTCGAGTAATTGTTGAAGGTTGTCATAGCCCATATTTTATTTTCGATATCTTCTCTACCGATTGACTGAACCGGAGAAGGTCCTTCCATATCGGTACGCTTAATACGAGAACCTGTCACTTCAATGCGTTCAATTTTTTGAGCTTCTTCAGCAGCATAAGTTGTTGCTGTAAAGCCGGCTGAT includes the following:
- the nrdA gene encoding class 1a ribonucleoside-diphosphate reductase subunit alpha; the encoded protein is MNNKLFVTKRNGSKEPIDLEKIHKVIAWAAEGLDNVSVSQVELKSHIQFYDGIKTADIHETIIKSAADLISEETPDYQYLSARLAIFHLRKKAYGQFEPPKLYPHVQALVTAGKYDQHLLSDYSAEEFEQLESFIEHSRDLDFSYAAVKQLEGKYLVQNRVTGEIYESAQFLYILVAACLFAKYPKETRLDYVKGFYNAISTFKLSLPTPIMAGVRTPTRQFSSCVLIECGDSLDSINATSSSIVKYVSQRAGIGINAGRIRALGSTIRNGEAFHTGCIPFYKLFQTAVKSCSQGGVRGGAATLFYPLWHLEVESLLVLKNNRGVEENRVRHLDYGVQFNKVMYQRLIKGQSITLFSPSDVPGLYDAFFEDQDKFEALYVKYEADDSIRKKRIKAIELFTLFAQERASTGRIYLQNVDHCNTHSPFDPTVAPIRQSNLCLEIALPTKPMEDVNDPNGEIALCTLSAFNLGAIDSLDELDSLADLAVRALDNLLDYQDYPVPAAHTATMGRRTLGIGVINYAYYLAKNGVYYSNGSANNLTHRTFEAIQYYLLKASNQLAIEQGACPKFNETRLSQGILPIDTYKKEIDNITGEPLHLDWEALRASIKEHGVRNSTVSALMPSETSSQISNATNGIEPPRGLISIKASKDGVLKQVVPEYQRLKDNYELLWNIPSNEGYLQLVGIMQKFVDQTISANTNYDPARFEGGKVPIKQVLKDILTAYKLGVKTMYYHNTRDGAADSQIEVEDDDCAGGACKI
- the yfaE gene encoding class I ribonucleotide reductase maintenance protein YfaE gives rise to the protein MSFSITIEERKIAFLDEDKNILNSLERENVESHFHCRDGFCGACRCTLKKGTVEYNEYPLAFIGAGEILTCCAYPTSDIVIEID
- the nrdB gene encoding class Ia ribonucleoside-diphosphate reductase subunit beta; translation: MSYTTFNQTPNNALLEPMFLGNSVNVARYDQQRFMAFEKLIEKQLSFFWRPEEIDVSKDRADWQSLTDSEKHIFISNLKYQTLLDSMAARSVNAVLLPLVSLPEVETWVETWAFSETIHSRSYTHILRNLFSDPSEVFDDIMVNPAILKRASSIAKYFDSVIITTQLLQSQGPGSYEVDGNTIAVSERKLKERLFLAICSVNALEAIRFYVSFACSFAFAERELLEGNAKIIKLIARDEALHLTGTQHILNNWMSGKDDPEMQEIATELRQQGKQIFMDVVEQEKEWADYLFKDGSMIGLNAAILKQYIEYISNQRMAAIGFEAPFDIKSNPLPWMNSYLVSDNVQVAPQETEISSYLVGQVDSSVSSDDFEDFDF
- a CDS encoding HAD family hydrolase, which translates into the protein MSTNENSANSIAAVLFDLDGTLLDTADDLGAALNHVLNTYKKPNVAAKDYRPIASDGALGLLNLGFGDDIAQYNYESLRQQFLDHYEQNIAEHTCLYPGVAELLQQLEDNNIPWGIITNKPEGLTKTLMPYYPEFANCAVMVGGDTLVKRKPDPEPILHACQQINVNNQQCFYVGDALRDIQAGNSALMKTFVANWGYILADEDCQTWQADHIIESPTDLLAFIK